A genomic region of Gemmata massiliana contains the following coding sequences:
- the aceE gene encoding pyruvate dehydrogenase (acetyl-transferring), homodimeric type → MLVTPDVLALNSARLPEDVDPQETTEWLEAMEAVLKHGGPERAKFLLETLIAVTDRAGAKMPGGVTTPYVNTIPVEDQPTFPGDRALERKIKSIVRWNAMAMVQKANKNTNVGGHIGTFASAATLYEVGFNHFFHGRSADHPGDVVFFQGHASPGMYSRAFVEGRLDETKLNNFRQELKPGGGISSYPHPWLMPDFWQYPTVSMGLGPIMSIYHARYNRYLRDRELAKTDLARVWAFLGDGECDEPESLGAISLAGREKLDNLTWVINCNLQRLDGPVRGNSKIIQELEGIFRGAGWNVIKVIWGTDWDELLKNDHTGALARRMMEVVDGEYCDYVGRDMRTAEEKVTHAKKSDVITDEEDADRRGAYIRDTFFNTPELKSLVEHLSNKDIAGLKRGGHDPLKVYAAYKAATEHKGQPTVILVKTVKGYGMAGDGGQGKFTNHQQKKVAIKEFRDRFELPITDDQLEHIPFYRPADDSPEMKYMKARRAALGGPQPFRNNEFIPCQPPERKGFERQYEATIQGKPISTTFAWVNLMTAICRDPHIGKLLVPIVPDEGQTFGMPPMYKTFGMYSSVGQTYTPVDKGSYTEYRESKTGQILQEGINEAGSMASWIAAGTAYSTHGVNTIPFYIYYSMFGFQRIGDLAWAAADARTRGFLMGGTAGRTTINGEGLQHEDGHSHLMAMTIPTCRTYDPAFAYELAVIVEEGINAMYVRNEECFYYLTVYNEAYEMPAMPGEHVREGIIRGLYSVKSVKPASAKLEVQLVGSGVILNEALRAQQILAEKYNIASTVYSATSYQMLRKDAIECERHNRLHPDATKKVPFVAQVLGGTNGPIIATSDYMRALPETVAPYLNGRMLALGTDGFGRSETRKALRRFFEVDAENVTVAALYSLFQQGQLDPGTVKKAIADLGIDPDAAHPWTI, encoded by the coding sequence ATGCTCGTCACTCCGGACGTGTTGGCTCTGAATAGCGCCCGACTTCCCGAAGACGTTGACCCGCAGGAAACGACCGAGTGGCTCGAAGCAATGGAGGCCGTGCTGAAACACGGCGGACCGGAGCGGGCCAAGTTCCTTCTCGAAACGCTCATTGCGGTGACCGATCGTGCCGGGGCGAAAATGCCCGGCGGGGTCACAACACCTTACGTCAACACAATTCCTGTAGAAGATCAACCGACATTCCCCGGTGACCGGGCGCTCGAGCGGAAGATCAAAAGCATCGTCCGCTGGAACGCGATGGCGATGGTACAGAAGGCAAACAAGAACACCAACGTCGGTGGCCACATCGGAACTTTTGCCAGTGCCGCCACGCTCTACGAAGTCGGCTTCAATCACTTCTTCCACGGTCGGTCGGCCGATCACCCCGGCGATGTTGTTTTCTTCCAGGGGCACGCCAGCCCGGGCATGTATTCGCGAGCTTTCGTTGAGGGGCGGCTGGATGAAACGAAACTGAACAACTTCCGCCAGGAACTGAAGCCCGGCGGTGGGATCTCGAGCTACCCGCACCCGTGGCTCATGCCGGACTTCTGGCAGTACCCGACCGTCAGCATGGGCCTCGGCCCGATCATGTCCATCTACCACGCCCGGTACAACCGCTACCTCCGGGACCGCGAGCTTGCGAAGACGGACCTCGCTCGCGTGTGGGCGTTCCTCGGCGACGGCGAGTGCGACGAGCCGGAGTCGCTCGGCGCGATCAGCCTCGCCGGGCGCGAGAAGCTCGACAACCTCACCTGGGTCATCAACTGCAATCTTCAGCGGCTCGATGGCCCTGTGCGGGGCAACTCGAAGATCATTCAGGAACTCGAGGGCATCTTCCGCGGCGCCGGCTGGAACGTCATCAAGGTGATCTGGGGGACTGACTGGGACGAGTTGCTCAAGAATGACCACACTGGCGCACTAGCTCGTCGCATGATGGAAGTGGTAGACGGCGAATACTGTGACTACGTCGGGCGCGATATGCGAACGGCCGAAGAAAAAGTCACACACGCGAAAAAATCTGACGTCATCACCGACGAAGAGGACGCCGATCGCCGCGGCGCGTACATCCGCGACACGTTCTTTAACACGCCCGAACTCAAATCTCTCGTCGAGCACCTGTCGAACAAGGACATCGCGGGGCTGAAACGCGGTGGGCACGACCCGCTGAAGGTGTACGCGGCGTACAAGGCCGCGACCGAGCACAAGGGCCAGCCGACGGTGATTCTGGTGAAGACCGTCAAGGGCTACGGCATGGCCGGCGACGGCGGGCAGGGGAAGTTCACGAATCACCAGCAGAAAAAGGTCGCCATCAAGGAGTTCCGCGACCGCTTCGAGCTGCCGATCACCGACGACCAACTCGAACACATCCCCTTCTATCGGCCGGCCGACGACAGCCCGGAAATGAAGTATATGAAGGCTCGTCGGGCGGCCCTCGGCGGCCCACAGCCGTTCCGCAACAACGAGTTCATTCCATGCCAGCCACCGGAGCGCAAGGGCTTCGAGCGCCAGTATGAGGCTACGATTCAGGGGAAGCCCATCTCTACTACGTTCGCGTGGGTGAACCTGATGACCGCGATTTGCCGCGATCCGCACATCGGCAAGTTGCTCGTCCCGATCGTTCCCGACGAGGGACAGACGTTCGGGATGCCGCCGATGTACAAGACGTTCGGCATGTACTCGTCCGTGGGGCAGACGTACACCCCCGTCGATAAGGGGTCGTACACCGAGTATCGCGAGTCGAAGACCGGCCAGATCCTGCAAGAGGGGATCAACGAGGCCGGGAGCATGGCGAGTTGGATCGCGGCCGGCACCGCGTACAGCACGCACGGCGTGAACACGATCCCGTTCTACATCTACTACTCGATGTTCGGGTTCCAGCGCATCGGCGACCTCGCGTGGGCTGCGGCCGACGCCCGCACCCGCGGGTTCCTGATGGGCGGCACCGCCGGGCGCACCACGATCAACGGCGAGGGGCTCCAACACGAGGACGGGCACAGCCACCTGATGGCCATGACCATCCCGACGTGCCGCACCTACGACCCGGCCTTCGCCTACGAACTCGCGGTGATCGTCGAAGAAGGCATCAACGCGATGTACGTGCGAAACGAGGAGTGCTTCTACTACCTCACTGTTTACAACGAAGCGTATGAGATGCCCGCGATGCCCGGCGAGCACGTGCGCGAGGGGATCATCCGCGGGCTGTATTCGGTGAAGAGCGTGAAGCCCGCCAGCGCGAAGCTCGAAGTGCAACTCGTCGGCAGCGGCGTCATTCTGAACGAGGCGCTACGGGCGCAGCAGATCCTGGCCGAGAAGTACAACATCGCCAGCACGGTCTACAGCGCGACCAGCTACCAGATGCTCCGCAAGGACGCGATCGAGTGCGAGCGCCACAACCGCCTGCACCCGGACGCGACCAAGAAGGTGCCGTTCGTGGCGCAAGTGCTCGGTGGCACGAACGGGCCGATCATTGCGACGAGCGACTACATGCGGGCGCTGCCAGAAACGGTCGCCCCGTACCTGAACGGCCGGATGCTCGCGCTGGGGACCGACGGGTTCGGCCGCTCGGAAACCCGCAAGGCGCTGCGCCGGTTCTTCGAGGTGGACGCGGAAAACGTCACGGTCGCGGCGCTGTACTCGCTGTTCCAACAGGGGCAGCTCGACCCCGGCACGGTGAAGAAGGCGATCGCGGACCTGGGTATCGACCCGGACGCCGCGCACCCGTGGACCATCTGA
- the solA gene encoding N-methyl-L-tryptophan oxidase: protein MSQSFDVIVLGVGGMGSAACFELARRGRRVLGLEQFPLVHARGSSHGHTRIIRTAYAEHPSYVPLARRAFEKWYELEQLTGRHLLTECPCLNAGPPGSEHVEGVRASVRAHDLAAEELTGAEINRRYPAFHFPGDFVGVIEQAAGFLFVEECVRAQIDSAVSFGAEIHAEEAVRAWKVVGDGVEVTTDRGTYRAAKLVIAAGAWATKLLATIGVPLRVMRQVLLWFAAGARPELFRRDRFPLFIADVPGVPFYGLPAVDPFGAKVARHYGAPELPDPDGVSWDVSASDVEVMRENLAAMLPGLGAFTKGQVCMYTVTPDRHFVIDQHPEFPQVSVACGFSGHGFKFAPTVGEILADLAERRNTAHDISLFSARRTR from the coding sequence ATGTCCCAATCGTTCGACGTGATCGTGTTGGGCGTGGGCGGAATGGGTTCGGCCGCGTGCTTCGAACTGGCGCGCCGCGGGCGCCGCGTACTGGGCCTGGAGCAGTTCCCGCTCGTTCACGCACGCGGCAGTTCGCACGGGCACACGCGCATCATTCGCACCGCTTATGCCGAGCACCCGAGCTACGTTCCACTGGCGCGGCGGGCGTTCGAGAAGTGGTACGAACTGGAACAACTCACCGGGCGGCACTTGCTGACCGAGTGCCCGTGCTTGAACGCCGGCCCGCCGGGGAGCGAACACGTTGAGGGGGTTCGCGCGTCGGTGCGCGCTCACGACCTCGCTGCCGAGGAGCTGACGGGTGCTGAGATCAATCGGCGCTACCCGGCGTTCCATTTCCCGGGCGATTTCGTGGGAGTCATCGAGCAAGCTGCAGGGTTCTTGTTCGTCGAAGAGTGCGTTCGCGCTCAGATTGATAGCGCAGTATCCTTTGGGGCCGAGATCCACGCGGAGGAAGCCGTTCGTGCGTGGAAGGTCGTCGGGGACGGTGTGGAAGTGACAACCGATCGTGGAACTTATCGCGCGGCGAAACTGGTGATTGCGGCCGGTGCATGGGCGACGAAGTTGCTCGCGACGATCGGCGTTCCGCTCCGGGTGATGCGACAGGTATTGCTCTGGTTCGCGGCGGGGGCGCGCCCCGAGTTGTTCCGACGCGACCGGTTCCCGCTTTTCATCGCGGACGTGCCCGGCGTGCCGTTCTACGGGTTGCCGGCCGTCGATCCATTCGGAGCAAAAGTCGCACGGCACTACGGTGCGCCAGAACTTCCCGACCCGGACGGCGTGTCGTGGGACGTGAGCGCGTCCGACGTAGAAGTGATGCGCGAGAACTTGGCGGCGATGCTTCCGGGACTGGGCGCGTTCACGAAGGGGCAGGTGTGCATGTACACAGTCACCCCGGACCGGCACTTCGTGATCGACCAGCACCCGGAGTTCCCGCAAGTGAGCGTGGCGTGCGGGTTTTCGGGGCACGGGTTTAAGTTCGCACCCACCGTGGGTGAAATCCTCGCCGACCTCGCCGAGCGCAGAAACACTGCTCACGACATCAGTCTGTTTTCCGCGCGCCGAACCCGTTAA
- the mutS gene encoding DNA mismatch repair protein MutS: MTFDLETFDPDAAMSRMMQQYRDAKTQHPGMLVLFRNGDFYELFEDDAELGSRVLGITLTKRDGSIPMAGVPVHKLEHYLGLLLRAGHRVAVCEQMEEPDPKKKIIPREVNRIVTPGTITDDGLLDPRAPNYLVALVPAAKAGVYGIAWVDLSTGYFSAADVPTPKLSDELSRLNAVECLFADALTNAVAQAAGMHLPRSRVARPDWTFDPSTALAALKTHFAVSTFTGFGFEDAQPGLVAAGAVIIYLQETLKASLQHIRRLRPHRPDTLLALDEVTRRSLELTRTLRDNQRDGSLLSVLDRTVTPMGARLLHDSVLAPLTDRPAINARLDAVEELLKDHALRRAVREHLEACSDIQRLTTRVSTAKAGPRDLSAIARTLRKLPAVKAKLTGRRSPLLQELEKRLELCPDIRELLDKAIEDDPPHIAKEGGVIRAGFSAELDELRALTTDGKNWIARYQAQEITRTGIGSLKVGYNEIDGYYLEITNANETKTPAEYKHQKTLKNAKRYYTPALREYEEKVVTAQDKSRALELQLFLTLRDQVAAQTPRLLNTAEVLAALDMLSALAELAAARNYVRPVLVDEPILDIRDGRHPVLDQILPPGTFVPNDAAFGPDDGTFWLVTGPNMAGKSTFLRQVALITLMAHMGSLVPAKSATIGMTDRIFTRVGASDELSRGQSTFMVEMTEAANILNNATPRSLVILDEIGRGTATYDGVSLAWAMTEYLHDAIGCRSLFATHYHELAQLATALPRLRNYNVLVRELADEIVFLHKIAPGNAERSYGIHVARLAGVPDAVLKRATAVLSSLEKQHELPGVSTPSVVTAPALGTTPVVSGDLPPRKTNVVQPPEAPRRKPKPQPSSPSLFGEGEDVPF, translated from the coding sequence GTGACGTTTGACCTCGAGACTTTCGACCCGGACGCAGCCATGTCCCGCATGATGCAGCAGTACCGCGACGCGAAGACCCAGCACCCGGGCATGCTCGTCCTGTTCCGCAACGGCGACTTCTACGAACTCTTCGAGGACGACGCGGAACTGGGCTCGCGCGTGCTCGGCATCACGCTCACCAAGCGCGACGGGTCGATCCCGATGGCCGGGGTGCCGGTCCACAAACTCGAACACTACCTCGGGCTTTTGCTCCGCGCCGGGCACCGCGTGGCGGTGTGCGAGCAGATGGAGGAACCCGACCCGAAGAAGAAGATCATCCCGCGCGAGGTGAACCGGATCGTCACCCCGGGCACGATCACCGACGACGGGCTGCTCGACCCGCGCGCCCCGAACTACCTCGTCGCGCTCGTACCCGCGGCGAAAGCCGGTGTCTACGGGATCGCATGGGTCGACCTCTCCACCGGATACTTCTCCGCGGCCGACGTCCCCACACCCAAACTGTCCGACGAGCTCTCGCGGCTCAACGCGGTCGAGTGCCTGTTCGCGGACGCGCTCACGAATGCCGTGGCGCAAGCCGCCGGGATGCACTTGCCGCGCAGCCGCGTGGCCCGGCCCGACTGGACATTCGACCCCTCGACCGCGCTCGCCGCGCTGAAGACTCACTTCGCGGTGAGCACGTTCACCGGATTCGGGTTCGAGGACGCGCAGCCGGGTCTGGTCGCGGCCGGCGCGGTCATCATTTACCTGCAAGAAACGCTGAAAGCGAGCCTCCAGCACATCCGCCGGCTCCGGCCGCACCGCCCGGACACGCTCCTCGCACTCGACGAAGTCACGCGGCGCAGCCTCGAACTCACGCGCACGCTGCGCGACAACCAGCGCGACGGGTCGCTCCTGTCGGTACTCGACCGCACCGTGACTCCGATGGGCGCGCGGTTACTCCACGACAGTGTGCTCGCGCCGCTCACCGACCGCCCCGCCATCAACGCGCGGCTCGACGCAGTTGAAGAACTACTCAAGGACCACGCTCTGCGCCGGGCGGTGCGCGAGCACCTCGAAGCGTGCTCGGACATCCAGCGCCTCACCACGCGCGTCTCCACTGCGAAAGCAGGCCCGCGCGACCTGTCCGCGATCGCACGCACGCTCCGCAAACTACCCGCGGTGAAGGCCAAACTCACCGGGCGCCGGTCACCACTCTTGCAGGAACTGGAAAAGCGCCTCGAATTGTGCCCGGACATCCGCGAACTGCTCGACAAGGCCATCGAAGACGACCCGCCGCACATCGCGAAAGAGGGCGGCGTCATCCGCGCCGGGTTCAGCGCGGAGTTGGACGAGTTGCGCGCTCTCACCACCGACGGGAAGAACTGGATCGCGCGCTATCAGGCCCAGGAGATCACGCGCACCGGGATCGGGAGCCTCAAGGTCGGGTACAACGAGATCGACGGCTACTACCTCGAAATCACCAACGCGAACGAAACCAAAACACCCGCCGAGTACAAGCACCAGAAAACGCTCAAGAACGCGAAGCGCTACTACACACCCGCGCTGCGCGAGTACGAGGAAAAGGTCGTTACCGCACAGGACAAGAGCCGTGCACTGGAACTGCAACTCTTCCTCACGCTCCGGGATCAGGTCGCGGCCCAAACGCCGCGCCTGCTGAACACCGCGGAAGTGCTCGCGGCGCTCGACATGCTCTCCGCGCTGGCGGAACTCGCCGCGGCCCGCAACTACGTCCGCCCAGTGCTCGTCGACGAGCCGATTCTGGACATCCGCGACGGGCGGCACCCGGTACTCGACCAGATCCTGCCGCCGGGCACGTTCGTCCCCAACGACGCCGCGTTCGGTCCCGACGACGGCACGTTCTGGCTCGTGACCGGCCCAAACATGGCCGGTAAGAGCACGTTCCTGCGGCAAGTCGCGCTCATCACGCTCATGGCGCACATGGGGAGTTTGGTCCCCGCGAAAAGCGCGACAATCGGTATGACGGACCGCATCTTCACGCGCGTCGGCGCGAGCGACGAACTGAGCCGCGGGCAATCGACGTTCATGGTGGAAATGACCGAGGCCGCGAACATCCTGAACAACGCGACGCCGCGCAGCCTCGTGATCCTCGACGAGATCGGCCGCGGCACCGCTACCTACGACGGTGTGTCGCTCGCATGGGCGATGACGGAGTACCTGCACGACGCGATCGGGTGCCGGTCACTGTTCGCGACGCACTACCACGAACTGGCGCAACTAGCGACCGCCCTGCCCCGGTTGCGGAACTACAACGTGCTGGTGCGCGAACTGGCCGACGAAATTGTGTTCCTGCACAAGATCGCGCCCGGCAACGCGGAGCGCAGTTACGGCATCCACGTCGCGCGCCTAGCGGGAGTTCCGGACGCCGTGTTAAAGCGCGCGACCGCGGTGCTCAGTTCACTGGAAAAGCAGCACGAACTGCCCGGCGTTTCGACGCCTTCTGTCGTCACCGCACCCGCCCTGGGAACTACACCTGTTGTGTCTGGAGACCTCCCACCGCGGAAGACGAACGTGGTTCAGCCGCCCGAAGCCCCGCGGCGCAAACCTAAGCCCCAACCGAGCAGCCCGAGCCTTTTCGGAGAAGGTGAGGACGTCCCGTTCTGA
- a CDS encoding STAS domain-containing protein: MASQPPRRRRLEVEDIGDIAVVNFVDKKILDEQNIQMIGDDLFRLVDELGRRKVLLNFGNVEFMSSAALGKLITLHRKLQAVQGKLVLCKIAKDILDVFKITKLDKILTIFPDEQAGLQGF, from the coding sequence ATGGCGTCCCAACCGCCCCGCCGTCGCCGGCTCGAAGTCGAGGACATCGGGGACATCGCGGTCGTCAATTTCGTCGACAAGAAGATCCTGGACGAGCAGAACATCCAGATGATCGGTGACGACCTGTTCCGGCTGGTCGACGAGCTCGGCCGTCGGAAGGTGCTGCTCAACTTCGGCAACGTCGAGTTCATGTCCAGTGCCGCGCTCGGCAAGCTGATCACGTTGCACCGCAAGCTCCAGGCCGTTCAGGGCAAGCTGGTGTTGTGTAAGATTGCTAAGGACATCCTCGACGTGTTCAAGATCACCAAACTGGACAAGATCCTCACCATCTTCCCGGACGAACAGGCCGGGCTTCAGGGGTTCTAA
- a CDS encoding ATP-binding protein — MSATRTATELTIPSDLGESRRVMELIEGALHTKGYTEHDIFAIKLALEEALVNAIKHGNQMDPDKRVFVVYHITPERFDIRITDEGDGFNPDDVPDPTAIENLERPCGRGLLLMRGFMTEVEYHGKGNIVSMVKVREVSA; from the coding sequence ATGAGCGCTACCCGCACCGCCACCGAACTGACCATCCCCAGCGATCTGGGCGAGTCGCGCCGCGTGATGGAACTGATCGAGGGCGCGCTACACACCAAGGGGTACACGGAACACGACATCTTCGCGATCAAACTCGCGCTCGAAGAGGCGCTCGTCAACGCGATCAAGCACGGCAACCAGATGGACCCCGACAAGCGGGTGTTCGTCGTCTACCACATCACGCCCGAGCGGTTCGACATCCGCATTACCGACGAGGGCGACGGTTTCAACCCGGACGACGTACCGGACCCCACCGCCATCGAGAACCTCGAGCGCCCCTGCGGGCGCGGGTTGCTCCTCATGCGCGGGTTCATGACCGAGGTCGAATACCACGGTAAAGGCAACATCGTCAGCATGGTCAAGGTGCGAGAAGTTTCGGCTTAA
- a CDS encoding DUF3179 domain-containing (seleno)protein: MFRSPWIGIAGLVLVVSGVFAVTIWFGDTTGVSGEAHTEFSPTPAPTRSAIIRLAEDAPVVGVSIGGRHRAYVLQAFMSPSTYIYNDMLGPVPVTVAFCNLNNCVQVYTAPDRDKPLDVKVVGADPTNVRSMSLKIGDYLYSHQSSAPIKLGDPAFPYIVTEYKRTTWSEWRKGHPDTDLYLGNLPLAPPDETTPLAPRP; encoded by the coding sequence ATGTTTCGCTCTCCTTGGATCGGTATCGCTGGTCTGGTGCTTGTCGTGTCGGGTGTGTTCGCCGTAACCATTTGGTTCGGAGACACCACTGGCGTTAGCGGGGAAGCTCACACGGAATTCTCTCCAACACCGGCGCCCACTCGGTCCGCGATCATCCGGCTTGCTGAAGACGCGCCGGTCGTGGGCGTGTCGATTGGCGGGCGCCATCGGGCTTATGTACTACAAGCCTTTATGTCCCCGAGTACGTACATTTACAACGACATGCTCGGACCGGTTCCAGTTACGGTCGCGTTTTGCAACTTGAACAACTGCGTGCAGGTTTATACCGCGCCCGACCGGGACAAACCGCTCGACGTCAAAGTGGTCGGCGCGGACCCGACCAACGTTCGGAGCATGTCGCTCAAAATCGGCGATTACTTGTATTCGCACCAGAGCAGTGCGCCTATCAAACTGGGCGACCCCGCGTTTCCGTACATAGTCACCGAGTACAAGCGGACGACCTGGAGCGAGTGGCGGAAGGGGCACCCCGACACGGACCTGTACCTCGGGAACCTTCCGCTCGCGCCGCCGGACGAGACCACGCCGCTCGCCCCGCGTCCGTGA
- a CDS encoding 2-oxo acid dehydrogenase subunit E2, whose amino-acid sequence MDIVLANPGEGIEGGTVTAVFVKVGDAVKSGQALVEVSTDKASMEVTAESDGTVEAVHVKPGDKVSVGGKLIRVSGGAKPSEAPAPKNQPQQKAEAPAAPAPHAKTEAPTAAASVDVVLANPGEGIEGGTVTAVFVKVGDAVKSGQALVEVSTDKASMEVTAESDGTVEAVHVKPGDKVSVGGKLVTLKAAGATSNAPKASTPVPAQQTAPKSAPAASQPQAQPASNNGSANGTKTLVPAGPATRKLARELGVALGELKGSGREGRVTLDDLKGFVRTERQRVKESGGVVAPASGIIVNAFALPPLPDFAKFGPVEVTEVATIRQTIAKNLTVGWRTMPMVTQHELADITDLEAGRKRIVDALPKGSPKITMTVLAIKACIAALKEFPRFNSSYDMNAGKLVLKKYFHIGIAVDTDAGLKVPVIRDADKKSIRDLAAEVSTIAEKARTNKLTIDEMRGGTFTITNLGGIGGTGFTPLVNYPEVAILGLSKSSLQPIVRDGQIVARLMMPLSLTYDHRVIDGADGCRFTVRLAQLFSDPLRLLMET is encoded by the coding sequence ATGGACATCGTGCTTGCGAACCCGGGCGAGGGTATTGAGGGCGGAACGGTAACGGCGGTGTTTGTGAAGGTGGGTGACGCGGTCAAGTCGGGTCAGGCTCTGGTGGAGGTGAGTACCGACAAGGCTTCGATGGAGGTGACCGCGGAGTCGGACGGGACCGTCGAGGCGGTTCACGTGAAGCCCGGCGACAAAGTCAGCGTCGGCGGAAAACTTATCCGCGTGTCCGGTGGGGCGAAGCCGAGCGAGGCGCCCGCGCCGAAGAACCAGCCCCAACAAAAGGCGGAAGCCCCGGCCGCCCCCGCGCCTCACGCGAAGACCGAAGCGCCGACCGCGGCCGCGTCGGTCGATGTCGTGCTCGCGAACCCGGGCGAGGGTATCGAGGGCGGAACGGTAACGGCGGTGTTCGTGAAGGTGGGTGACGCGGTCAAGTCGGGTCAGGCTCTGGTGGAGGTGAGTACCGACAAGGCTTCGATGGAGGTGACCGCGGAGTCGGACGGGACCGTCGAGGCGGTTCACGTGAAGCCCGGCGACAAAGTCAGCGTCGGCGGCAAACTCGTGACCCTCAAGGCCGCGGGCGCAACGTCGAATGCGCCAAAGGCTTCGACTCCGGTACCTGCTCAACAGACCGCACCGAAATCGGCGCCGGCCGCTTCGCAACCGCAAGCGCAGCCCGCATCGAACAACGGCAGTGCGAACGGCACCAAGACGCTCGTCCCCGCCGGACCCGCGACGCGGAAACTCGCCCGCGAACTCGGCGTCGCGCTCGGCGAGCTGAAGGGCAGCGGGCGCGAGGGCCGCGTCACGCTCGACGACCTGAAGGGCTTCGTCCGCACCGAGCGCCAGCGCGTGAAGGAGAGCGGTGGGGTGGTCGCGCCCGCCAGCGGGATCATCGTGAATGCGTTCGCACTGCCGCCGCTACCGGACTTCGCGAAGTTCGGGCCGGTCGAGGTGACCGAGGTCGCGACGATCCGGCAAACGATCGCGAAGAACCTCACCGTCGGCTGGCGCACCATGCCGATGGTGACCCAGCACGAACTTGCTGACATCACCGACCTCGAAGCTGGGCGCAAACGCATCGTCGACGCGCTCCCGAAGGGGAGCCCGAAGATTACGATGACGGTGCTCGCGATCAAGGCGTGCATCGCGGCCCTCAAGGAGTTCCCGCGGTTCAACAGCAGCTACGACATGAACGCGGGCAAGTTGGTCCTCAAGAAGTACTTCCACATCGGCATCGCGGTGGACACGGACGCGGGGCTGAAGGTGCCCGTGATCCGCGACGCGGACAAGAAGAGCATCCGCGACCTGGCCGCGGAGGTGTCCACCATCGCGGAGAAGGCCCGCACGAACAAGCTCACGATCGACGAGATGCGCGGCGGTACGTTCACCATCACGAACCTGGGTGGCATCGGGGGCACCGGGTTCACGCCGCTCGTGAACTACCCCGAGGTCGCGATCCTGGGGTTGTCGAAGTCTTCACTGCAACCGATCGTGCGCGACGGGCAGATCGTCGCGCGGCTCATGATGCCGCTCTCGCTCACCTACGACCACCGCGTCATCGACGGGGCCGACGGGTGCCGGTTCACGGTTCGCCTCGCGCAGCTCTTCAGTGACCCGCTGCGGCTCCTGATGGAGACGTGA